In a genomic window of Leptospira bandrabouensis:
- a CDS encoding NAD(P)-binding Rossmann-like domain protein produces the protein MNPNDCYQVPVVVGAGISAATVSMLHPDVVVFDKGKFPGGRLSSKFINDISPFDFGATMFSDKMKISWLGQETNYSISEIWKSNSVRIPIKPIYDDTHFYPEQGMVHLVTSMLGDKKSIQSHTLKNIKLTEDKTWHLKFLISPDKHIKSIFAKNIILTLPIPQILEIFQNSENNQNLKRWCDFLENYNDYRKTLVSYFYWNNWKPNWKEILLDPLAPIPITTTLNRGENWEYQSWESIKYPNQIQTDSGLLVQFGAIFSETHFEDWMDRKKNPTPKSKEILVQGLKNFFGAPEPNLIWLHRWKYAQAQIPLLGKEGSLDLDSEKFEEWKKLCKETGITILGDWLFGAKIERIVGGISFLSHNNLLY, from the coding sequence ATGAATCCAAACGATTGTTACCAAGTACCTGTGGTTGTGGGAGCAGGAATTTCCGCAGCCACCGTAAGCATGTTACATCCAGATGTGGTAGTTTTTGATAAAGGTAAATTTCCTGGAGGAAGGTTATCAAGCAAATTTATAAATGATATTTCTCCCTTTGATTTTGGGGCCACCATGTTTTCAGACAAAATGAAAATTAGTTGGTTGGGACAAGAAACAAATTATTCTATTTCTGAAATTTGGAAATCAAACTCAGTCCGTATACCAATCAAGCCAATCTATGATGATACTCATTTTTATCCAGAACAAGGTATGGTTCACCTAGTCACTTCCATGTTAGGTGATAAAAAATCTATTCAGAGCCATACTTTAAAGAATATAAAATTGACAGAGGATAAAACCTGGCATTTAAAATTTTTAATTTCCCCCGATAAACATATAAAATCAATATTCGCAAAAAACATCATCTTAACACTTCCCATACCCCAAATTCTAGAAATTTTTCAAAATTCCGAAAATAATCAAAATCTCAAACGTTGGTGTGATTTTTTAGAAAATTACAATGACTATCGTAAAACTTTAGTTAGTTATTTTTATTGGAACAATTGGAAACCAAACTGGAAAGAAATTTTATTGGACCCGCTTGCTCCCATTCCCATTACAACGACACTGAATCGAGGAGAGAATTGGGAGTATCAAAGTTGGGAAAGTATCAAGTATCCTAACCAAATTCAAACTGACTCTGGTCTCCTTGTACAATTTGGAGCTATTTTTTCTGAAACTCATTTTGAGGATTGGATGGATCGGAAAAAAAATCCAACACCTAAATCCAAAGAGATACTGGTGCAAGGATTAAAAAACTTTTTTGGTGCACCGGAACCGAATCTAATTTGGTTACATAGATGGAAATATGCACAAGCACAGATCCCTCTATTAGGAAAAGAAGGATCGCTTGATCTGGACTCAGAAAAATTTGAAGAATGGAAAAAACTCTGCAAAGAAACAGGAATCACCATTCTCGGAGATTGGCTTTTTGGAGCCAAAATAGAAAGGATCGTCGGAGGAATTTCCTTTTTATCTCACAACAACTTACTATATTAG
- a CDS encoding methyltransferase: MDVGVPMTDELWDSYLPKKFQSLSSFQWTPIPVIERTWKYLSLEKEVTSLVDLGSGVGKFCIYLSILANRSINILGLEDREELVDLSLSLKALWNTPEVNFKNINFLDEFPYGHSHYYCFNPLYETMKGSHSIDSTKIKSANQFLKDLEILKRKLYQLNSGTKLITFHGFGGSFLAGFRIVLKEEIACGEFLVWERE, translated from the coding sequence ATGGACGTAGGGGTTCCAATGACAGATGAACTTTGGGATTCTTATCTTCCGAAAAAATTCCAGTCACTATCTTCATTCCAATGGACTCCCATTCCTGTCATTGAAAGGACTTGGAAATATCTTTCCTTAGAAAAAGAAGTTACTTCTCTTGTGGATTTAGGTTCGGGAGTTGGTAAGTTTTGTATTTACCTTTCAATATTAGCAAATCGATCTATAAATATTTTGGGATTAGAAGATAGAGAAGAGTTAGTGGATTTGTCTCTGTCATTGAAAGCACTTTGGAATACACCAGAAGTGAATTTCAAAAATATAAATTTTTTAGATGAATTTCCTTATGGTCACTCTCATTATTACTGTTTTAATCCTTTGTATGAAACTATGAAGGGAAGTCATTCTATCGATTCTACGAAAATTAAATCGGCAAATCAGTTTTTAAAAGATTTAGAAATCCTAAAAAGGAAACTCTACCAATTAAATTCAGGAACAAAACTAATCACATTTCATGGGTTTGGTGGAAGTTTTTTGGCTGGATTCCGTATTGTTTTAAAGGAAGAAATTGCCTGTGGTGAGTTCTTAGTTTGGGAAAGAGAATAG
- a CDS encoding alpha/beta hydrolase, producing MKRIQKYLFSALMISIILLFIASYYFSSLVLYPTVKCNLEHHVYCNGPSELGLEFQEVEIKTEDKLNLVSYWIPTKNAKATILLVHGHGGQRNEGLRFAKSLHNAGYNLLLLSLRRNHGGFASMGFHEQKDVEAALSFLKTNGYNKIGIFGFSMGSATSIIAMADHPEIQAGIFSSGYGSAIDVLVESANRDFGIPYYPLIPLVKLALNFRGDMDIDSVRPIDKIASISPRPIIIFHCTKDDYVDYHHALDLFAKAGEPKSLWSPECNRHERLWNFAPKVAESRAVGFFQKYLR from the coding sequence ATGAAACGAATTCAAAAGTATTTATTTTCTGCTTTGATGATTAGTATCATTTTACTTTTCATTGCATCTTATTATTTTTCTAGTTTGGTTCTTTATCCAACAGTAAAATGTAACTTGGAACACCATGTTTATTGTAATGGGCCATCGGAATTAGGGTTAGAGTTCCAAGAAGTGGAAATTAAAACCGAGGACAAACTTAACCTTGTTAGTTACTGGATTCCAACGAAAAATGCAAAAGCCACCATCCTCCTTGTGCATGGGCATGGAGGTCAAAGAAACGAAGGCCTTAGGTTTGCCAAAAGTTTACACAATGCAGGATACAATTTACTACTACTGAGTTTACGGAGAAATCATGGCGGTTTTGCCTCAATGGGATTTCATGAACAAAAAGATGTGGAGGCTGCCCTTTCTTTCCTAAAAACAAACGGATACAATAAGATAGGTATTTTTGGATTTTCTATGGGATCTGCCACAAGTATCATCGCCATGGCAGACCATCCAGAAATTCAAGCAGGCATTTTTAGTAGTGGTTATGGAAGTGCGATTGATGTATTAGTTGAATCTGCCAATCGAGATTTCGGAATCCCCTATTATCCACTCATTCCTTTGGTAAAACTGGCGTTAAACTTTCGTGGGGATATGGACATAGATTCCGTAAGGCCCATTGATAAAATTGCATCCATTAGTCCAAGACCGATAATCATCTTTCACTGCACCAAAGATGATTACGTGGATTACCATCACGCTTTAGATTTATTTGCAAAAGCTGGTGAACCAAAATCTCTCTGGTCTCCTGAATGTAATCGGCACGAACGACTTTGGAATTTTGCACCTAAAGTAGCGGAATCTAGAGCGGTGGGATTTTTTCAAAAGTATTTACGATAA
- a CDS encoding APC family permease, which produces MNQKSMDQDTAQLEALGLRSEFDRSMSFWENFSLGFTYLSPVVGVYSVFALAIQAGGPPMIWNYLLVGFGQFLVCLVFGEIVSQYPISGGIYPWSLRLVGERWAWMSAWVYAWALFTTVAAVSVGGAPFLSQLIGIEFGNSGFIWIAILMILISTILNLSGTRLLAQVAFFGFLCELIGAVVVGGYLLFFAKVNSVSILWNTFSFGEGVNYFPAFLASSVAAMFCYYGFEACGDVAEETPNAGSAIPKSMRMTIYIGGGAATFVCLALLLAVPNIDKAISGEDSDPVTTTLVSAMGMTGYRIVIIVVMISFLSCLLSLQAAASRLLFSFARDGMIFGSKYLNHLSKANKVPVNALVITGLIPILIASMGHWLQDAVTTIISFASAGIYIAFQMVVIAALYARYQGWKPSGSFTLGKLGVWINVLALFYGVTAVANMVWPRTPEEPWYINYGMIFTTFIVISTGMLYLLIKKPHLQRKIS; this is translated from the coding sequence ATGAATCAAAAATCGATGGATCAGGATACAGCACAATTAGAGGCTTTAGGACTGAGGTCCGAGTTTGACCGCAGTATGAGTTTTTGGGAAAATTTTTCCTTGGGATTCACTTATCTTTCACCGGTTGTGGGTGTGTATTCCGTATTTGCCCTAGCCATCCAAGCCGGTGGACCTCCCATGATTTGGAACTACCTTCTCGTTGGTTTTGGCCAATTTTTAGTTTGTTTGGTATTTGGTGAAATTGTTTCCCAGTATCCTATCTCGGGTGGGATTTATCCGTGGTCCCTTCGTTTGGTGGGAGAACGTTGGGCTTGGATGTCGGCTTGGGTGTATGCCTGGGCATTATTTACAACTGTGGCTGCGGTAAGTGTGGGTGGAGCACCATTTCTAAGCCAACTGATCGGAATCGAATTTGGGAATTCTGGATTTATTTGGATCGCCATTCTGATGATTCTTATATCTACAATTTTAAATTTAAGTGGAACAAGACTCCTTGCTCAAGTTGCATTCTTTGGATTTTTATGTGAACTGATTGGTGCAGTTGTTGTTGGTGGTTATTTATTATTTTTTGCAAAGGTAAATTCAGTGTCTATCCTTTGGAATACTTTTTCTTTTGGCGAAGGTGTGAATTATTTTCCAGCTTTCCTTGCTTCCTCTGTGGCAGCTATGTTTTGTTATTATGGATTTGAAGCTTGTGGTGATGTTGCCGAAGAGACACCAAATGCAGGTTCTGCGATTCCAAAGTCCATGCGAATGACAATCTATATTGGCGGTGGTGCCGCCACCTTTGTATGTTTAGCACTCTTACTTGCCGTTCCTAATATTGATAAAGCCATTTCAGGGGAGGATAGTGATCCTGTCACCACTACCCTCGTTTCTGCAATGGGAATGACTGGTTATCGTATAGTCATTATAGTTGTAATGATTTCTTTTTTGTCTTGTTTACTCAGTCTGCAAGCCGCCGCTAGTCGCCTTTTGTTTTCTTTTGCAAGGGACGGAATGATTTTTGGAAGCAAATACTTAAATCATCTTTCCAAAGCAAACAAAGTTCCAGTAAATGCTCTCGTGATCACAGGGCTTATCCCTATTTTAATTGCAAGTATGGGTCATTGGTTACAAGATGCAGTCACTACCATCATTAGTTTTGCTTCTGCTGGAATTTATATTGCCTTCCAAATGGTAGTCATTGCTGCCTTATATGCCCGGTATCAAGGTTGGAAACCATCTGGTTCCTTTACATTAGGGAAACTCGGTGTTTGGATCAATGTTTTGGCTTTGTTTTACGGAGTAACAGCAGTTGCTAATATGGTTTGGCCTAGAACTCCCGAAGAACCCTGGTATATCAATTACGGAATGATTTTTACAACTTTCATAGTAATCTCTACGGGGATGTTGTATCTATTAATCAAAAAACCTCATTTACAGAGGAAAATTTCTTAA
- a CDS encoding HNH endonuclease, whose product MEKFKLRAGHIRTLLQEQKFRCYISGLELTYDNIEIEHIIPLTMGGNHCLENLCLVDRSLKELKRFKTKEEIIELCKVILANELQLSYH is encoded by the coding sequence ATGGAAAAATTTAAACTAAGAGCTGGTCACATTCGCACCTTATTACAGGAACAGAAATTTAGATGTTACATTTCAGGTTTGGAATTAACCTATGATAACATTGAAATAGAACATATTATTCCCCTAACTATGGGTGGCAATCATTGCCTAGAAAATCTCTGCCTTGTGGATCGTTCGCTTAAAGAATTGAAACGATTCAAAACCAAAGAAGAAATTATTGAACTTTGTAAAGTTATTTTAGCGAATGAATTACAACTATCATATCATTAA
- a CDS encoding SOS response-associated peptidase family protein, with translation MFLANEPKEPWFNHLPKETIDEILKQSGQVFEFKYPKSQVQSFQLVGESVISSTDHWGTKPSWCPDLLTNTKSEKLIASPFWGKFTKNRILVPVHSFVEWQAQKTGKKHKFEITFKNPNTFFAGIWGEEDGQRWITILTQVANEKMKTIHNSGDNKHRQPVVMPDHFQDAWLDPKVTNPKDITDLLYQFAPDETIEVDHNREETLFG, from the coding sequence TTGTTTCTTGCGAATGAGCCGAAAGAACCCTGGTTCAACCATCTTCCCAAGGAGACAATTGATGAAATTTTAAAACAGTCTGGTCAAGTTTTTGAATTCAAATATCCGAAATCTCAGGTTCAATCGTTCCAGTTAGTAGGAGAGTCTGTCATATCATCGACGGATCACTGGGGAACAAAACCCTCATGGTGTCCAGACCTTCTAACGAATACTAAGTCTGAAAAACTAATAGCCTCTCCTTTTTGGGGGAAGTTTACAAAGAACAGGATACTAGTTCCCGTTCATTCGTTCGTAGAGTGGCAGGCACAGAAGACGGGCAAGAAGCATAAGTTCGAAATCACGTTCAAAAATCCTAATACTTTCTTCGCTGGGATATGGGGAGAGGAGGACGGACAAAGATGGATTACGATTCTTACTCAGGTAGCTAACGAGAAAATGAAGACAATCCACAATAGCGGGGACAACAAACACCGCCAACCTGTAGTTATGCCAGACCATTTCCAAGACGCATGGCTAGACCCGAAGGTAACTAATCCGAAAGACATAACTGATTTACTTTATCAGTTCGCACCAGACGAGACTATAGAGGTAGACCACAATAGAGAAGAGACCCTTTTCGGGTAA
- a CDS encoding dihydrofolate reductase family protein, with the protein MLRTADAALYGRITYQLMEYWRTVLEKPTDDPEMNDFAIAIDGTPKIVFSRTLKNLDWKSAKLATRDLNSEVLELKQQVGKNVFVCSPSLILALTKAKLIDEFQLCVHPIIAGSGLVLFEDIKEKINLHLTDTKRFGCGAVILYYKPKHLG; encoded by the coding sequence CTGCTACGAACTGCTGATGCCGCATTGTATGGAAGGATCACTTACCAGCTTATGGAGTATTGGCGAACTGTTCTCGAAAAACCAACAGACGATCCAGAGATGAATGACTTTGCCATCGCCATAGATGGAACTCCGAAAATTGTTTTTTCCCGGACACTAAAAAACCTAGATTGGAAAAGTGCAAAATTAGCAACGAGAGATCTAAACTCAGAAGTTTTAGAACTGAAACAACAAGTAGGTAAAAACGTTTTTGTCTGCAGTCCAAGTTTGATTTTAGCTTTGACAAAAGCAAAGCTTATAGACGAATTCCAACTTTGTGTGCATCCAATCATCGCAGGAAGTGGTTTAGTTTTATTTGAAGATATTAAAGAAAAAATAAACTTACATTTAACAGATACCAAAAGGTTTGGCTGTGGTGCAGTCATTCTATATTACAAACCGAAACACCTAGGGTAA
- a CDS encoding DUF1499 domain-containing protein — protein sequence MEAALSVFFICCMSVLSPLSGVTDGELRGCPPSPNCVSSQSMQYNFIHKIDPITYTTSRQVAYERISKYFHESENIWISEEKEGEYIRVIFFTKVFRFPDRVEIYFPEDKQEAQIRSQSILGLWDIFANRRRVNQFRELLAKE from the coding sequence ATGGAAGCTGCCTTATCCGTTTTTTTTATTTGTTGTATGAGTGTTCTTAGTCCACTCTCTGGAGTGACAGATGGGGAATTGAGAGGGTGCCCGCCATCACCTAACTGTGTTTCTAGCCAGAGTATGCAGTACAATTTCATACATAAAATTGACCCCATCACTTATACAACTTCAAGGCAAGTCGCCTATGAGAGAATCTCCAAATATTTCCATGAATCAGAAAACATTTGGATCAGTGAAGAAAAAGAAGGGGAATACATTCGTGTGATTTTTTTCACAAAAGTATTTAGGTTTCCAGATCGGGTGGAGATTTACTTCCCGGAAGATAAACAAGAAGCTCAAATCAGGTCACAATCCATACTAGGGTTATGGGATATCTTTGCCAATCGGAGACGTGTGAATCAGTTTAGAGAATTACTCGCAAAAGAATAA